In Listeria monocytogenes, the following proteins share a genomic window:
- the flgK gene encoding flagellar hook-associated protein FlgK: protein MRLSDFNTSLSGMSAAQIANMVAQQNISNMNTPGYIRQAVDQTAVYGDGGLLGGKQTGYGVKVIDIKRLTNTALTTQYNNQIAKQSASLYQSGALGQALNLFGTPGKNTPSDNLDNFFTAWAALAKNPDQATNTTALLSSMSIFTDQLNQLHSGLKELETTIAADTDAAIQDLNSLIKKLGSINKAIGNAGSNPPNDLLNQRDQLLSTMAGYAGISVSAHPNNPDVYDVTIGGRLVVQGDETTEITSTRTATGFEFSVDGQKLNMPEGSIIASVRVNQNEIKSYQEKIETFSNGLAKALDDIQVKNVNKTMDDLQKINDALQANPNDEKLLSNRDELLRQLEKFPGVTRSGDTLTIGGVDHAIDTLGTSTYVTDVNDFSIPIFTQSSGKWILNPAITSNADNKPFLGVIAADIASLKTDKNIQGTTFPSFMDGIITEVATDASKSSATSTADTQALNSLSESKSSLEGVNIDEEMTNIMQYQSYYVANTKAMNTVNDMMKALLAML, encoded by the coding sequence GTGCGTTTAAGTGATTTTAATACGTCATTATCGGGCATGTCAGCGGCGCAAATCGCTAATATGGTCGCTCAGCAAAATATTAGTAATATGAATACGCCAGGATACATAAGACAAGCTGTGGATCAGACGGCAGTTTACGGTGACGGTGGTCTGCTTGGTGGTAAACAAACAGGCTACGGAGTCAAAGTGATAGACATTAAACGTCTAACAAATACAGCGCTTACGACACAATACAATAATCAAATCGCCAAACAATCCGCTTCGTTATATCAAAGTGGGGCGCTCGGTCAAGCACTTAATTTATTTGGTACTCCAGGGAAAAATACGCCAAGTGATAATTTGGATAACTTTTTCACCGCTTGGGCAGCATTAGCGAAAAATCCTGACCAAGCAACGAATACAACGGCACTTTTATCCAGTATGTCGATTTTTACGGACCAGTTAAACCAACTTCATTCGGGCTTAAAAGAATTAGAAACAACCATTGCAGCAGATACAGATGCCGCGATTCAAGACTTAAATTCATTAATTAAGAAATTAGGCAGTATCAATAAAGCAATCGGAAATGCAGGCTCCAACCCACCGAACGATTTGCTGAACCAACGCGATCAACTACTTAGTACGATGGCTGGCTATGCTGGGATTTCCGTGAGCGCCCACCCAAATAACCCAGATGTGTACGATGTGACAATTGGCGGACGTCTTGTTGTCCAAGGTGATGAAACGACCGAAATCACATCAACGCGAACCGCGACAGGCTTTGAATTTTCCGTTGATGGTCAGAAACTCAACATGCCAGAAGGTTCGATTATCGCTTCCGTTCGTGTTAACCAAAATGAAATTAAATCGTATCAAGAAAAAATCGAAACTTTTTCGAACGGCCTAGCAAAAGCATTAGATGATATTCAAGTCAAAAACGTCAATAAAACAATGGACGATTTGCAAAAAATCAATGATGCGCTCCAAGCTAATCCGAACGACGAAAAACTACTGAGCAATCGCGATGAACTTTTGCGTCAATTAGAAAAATTCCCTGGCGTGACTCGTTCTGGTGATACGCTGACGATTGGCGGAGTTGACCACGCGATTGACACGCTTGGCACGAGTACATATGTAACCGATGTGAATGATTTTTCCATTCCAATTTTCACTCAAAGCTCTGGTAAATGGATCCTGAATCCCGCAATCACAAGTAACGCTGATAACAAGCCGTTTCTAGGAGTTATCGCGGCGGATATCGCTTCCTTGAAAACAGACAAAAACATTCAAGGAACAACTTTCCCGAGTTTCATGGACGGAATCATTACCGAAGTGGCGACGGACGCTAGTAAAAGTAGCGCAACTTCTACGGCAGACACGCAAGCTTTAAATTCCCTTTCTGAATCAAAATCATCTCTTGAAGGAGTTAATATTGACGAGGAAATGACAAATATCATGCAATACCAAAGTTATTATGTGGCCAATACGAAAGCCATGAACACAGTGAACGATATGATGAAAGCTCTCTTAGCCATGTTATAA
- a CDS encoding flagellar hook-associated protein 3, with product MRISTNQQANSIINQLNNVSGNLAKYQLQVSSGKKYESMSENPGATAQILSYNHVLSQLNREKTDVTEAKSLLNTAETSLSSMSTSMNRVNALVLQAINGTSDKDNMSQSAEEIKGLLDVLISVANSEDDGRYVFSGSSTSVKPFTTDKTTGEIIYNGTTENKKFRVTDTLEVEVFHDGSAMTDVFNNIQKIVDAMKTGDKDALSALQETNSKNIEIITNSMTNIGGQKNGVTAYDNVLSSKIVDFSERKSNVEEVNMPEAVSNLNKTSIAYQAALQSSVMVQKLSILNYM from the coding sequence ATGCGAATTTCAACGAATCAACAAGCAAATTCAATAATTAATCAGCTGAATAATGTCTCAGGAAACCTTGCAAAATACCAATTACAAGTATCTTCTGGGAAAAAGTATGAATCGATGAGCGAAAATCCAGGTGCAACAGCGCAAATTTTATCCTATAATCATGTGCTTAGTCAGCTAAATCGCGAAAAAACGGACGTAACCGAAGCGAAATCACTATTAAATACGGCAGAAACCTCTCTTTCATCCATGTCTACATCGATGAACCGGGTAAATGCTTTAGTCTTGCAAGCGATTAACGGCACGAGCGATAAAGACAATATGTCGCAATCGGCCGAAGAAATCAAAGGTTTACTGGATGTTCTTATTTCTGTTGCTAACTCAGAAGACGATGGCAGATATGTTTTTAGTGGTTCTAGCACAAGCGTGAAGCCATTTACAACTGATAAAACAACCGGAGAAATCATCTATAATGGAACAACAGAAAATAAAAAATTCCGCGTAACGGACACATTAGAAGTAGAAGTTTTTCATGATGGCAGCGCGATGACGGATGTTTTTAACAACATTCAAAAAATCGTTGACGCAATGAAAACTGGCGATAAAGATGCTTTGTCTGCCTTGCAAGAAACAAACAGCAAGAATATTGAAATCATCACCAATTCGATGACAAATATCGGCGGACAGAAAAACGGCGTAACAGCCTATGATAACGTACTTTCTAGCAAAATTGTCGACTTTTCCGAACGTAAATCGAATGTCGAAGAAGTCAATATGCCAGAAGCCGTAAGTAATTTAAATAAAACATCGATTGCATACCAAGCCGCACTACAATCCAGTGTGATGGTGCAAAAATTAAGCATTCTAAATTATATGTGA
- a CDS encoding flagellar hook-associated protein 2 has product MGSSIASSLMDPTQYYSQFISLQKASLEKAKTPYQNQISSYQSRIDLYASLKNALSESLKTMSSFTTYESKTKLATSSNETSFTVSSTSSSVNGSYSIEVQNLATADTYNKAVPDIEAKIGVSGTIKINGKEIKVDADSSMKNVMNTINSAGAKVNIYTLGENMVVTAATTGVENSIKYEGDSTVLEALGLVQNSPDHLAAEDAKLRINGATVTSATNKVTNYIPGVTINLKKETTGAEKLTIQDQSDEKAASMITSFVNTYNALTSTMKTYTGKGTILQASAADLEANRALNNVFQHKKDGNTLFDFGISVDKEGVLKVDETAMKKMVAEDPSAVERFFFGIGGIGDELYQSLNKTFGSTGFISDETTSMTNEINKLNLKLTDITSRNDTLLTNITDQYNKWLEMMQAMQSDAMTLDALIDGMNSSNK; this is encoded by the coding sequence GTGGGAAGTTCGATTGCAAGCAGTTTAATGGACCCAACGCAATATTATTCGCAATTTATTAGTCTTCAAAAAGCTAGTTTGGAAAAAGCAAAAACGCCTTATCAAAACCAAATTTCCAGCTACCAATCACGGATTGATCTTTATGCTAGTTTAAAAAATGCTTTATCTGAGTCGCTGAAAACGATGAGCTCTTTCACGACTTATGAAAGTAAAACCAAACTCGCGACTTCATCCAACGAAACGAGTTTTACTGTTTCATCAACGAGCAGTTCCGTCAACGGCAGTTATTCTATCGAAGTCCAAAACTTGGCGACTGCAGACACATACAACAAAGCAGTACCTGATATTGAGGCGAAAATCGGTGTAAGCGGGACAATCAAAATCAATGGCAAAGAAATTAAAGTTGATGCAGATAGCTCAATGAAAAATGTGATGAACACTATTAACAGCGCCGGTGCCAAAGTAAACATTTACACGCTAGGCGAAAATATGGTTGTTACAGCAGCAACTACTGGTGTCGAAAATAGTATTAAGTACGAAGGCGATTCCACCGTTTTAGAAGCGCTCGGTTTAGTACAAAATTCCCCAGACCATTTAGCTGCAGAGGACGCCAAACTCAGAATCAACGGAGCGACCGTTACAAGTGCAACAAACAAGGTAACCAACTACATCCCAGGCGTGACCATCAACCTCAAAAAAGAAACAACTGGCGCTGAAAAATTAACCATCCAAGATCAAAGTGATGAAAAAGCAGCCAGCATGATCACCAGTTTTGTAAATACATACAATGCACTAACAAGCACAATGAAAACTTACACGGGAAAAGGAACGATTTTACAAGCATCTGCTGCCGACCTTGAAGCAAATCGTGCACTAAACAACGTATTCCAACATAAAAAAGATGGGAATACATTATTCGATTTTGGAATAAGTGTCGACAAAGAAGGTGTGCTAAAAGTCGATGAAACAGCAATGAAAAAAATGGTAGCTGAAGACCCAAGCGCCGTCGAAAGATTTTTCTTTGGCATTGGTGGAATTGGCGACGAACTGTATCAATCTTTGAACAAAACATTTGGCTCGACAGGCTTTATCAGTGATGAAACAACCTCGATGACGAATGAAATCAATAAATTAAATTTAAAATTAACCGACATTACTAGCCGAAATGACACGTTATTAACGAATATTACCGATCAGTACAACAAATGGCTCGAAATGATGCAAGCCATGCAAAGTGACGCAATGACTCTCGACGCACTAATCGACGGTATGAACAGTTCTAATAAATAA
- the fliS gene encoding flagellar export chaperone FliS encodes MQAWKRYTQNELNTSNPIKNTIYIYERCIIEFKKIDKALGQLHFSEADLILDKMEKIFEELKLQLNPEAGQELYDNIFGLYEWISEQIRQMQLLKQPVNIDTIIHVITQLKEGYEGVMKHESSKDTFG; translated from the coding sequence ATGCAAGCTTGGAAACGATATACCCAAAATGAACTAAACACGAGCAACCCCATTAAAAACACCATTTATATATACGAACGTTGTATTATTGAATTTAAAAAAATAGACAAAGCACTCGGACAACTGCATTTTTCCGAAGCGGACCTTATTCTTGATAAAATGGAAAAAATCTTTGAAGAACTAAAATTACAATTAAATCCAGAAGCCGGGCAAGAACTTTACGATAACATTTTCGGCTTATATGAATGGATTTCTGAACAAATTCGCCAAATGCAACTACTAAAACAACCCGTTAATATTGATACGATCATTCATGTTATTACGCAGCTTAAAGAAGGCTACGAGGGAGTGATGAAACATGAATCAAGCAAAGACACATTTGGCTGA
- the flgB gene encoding flagellar basal body rod protein FlgB, which yields MENYTTHIGNYLNYLQTANQVVSNNIANANTPNFKASEASFEESFGSSLRASGQNSIESAGNLTKTNTKHLAGTDIDETNAKLTTKSGSINEDGNNVNVTSEMISLTKNNQMYALAISALNYNSSINTAARGK from the coding sequence GTGGAAAATTATACCACGCATATTGGCAACTACTTGAATTATCTTCAAACAGCAAATCAAGTAGTTTCAAATAATATCGCCAACGCCAATACGCCCAATTTTAAAGCAAGTGAAGCGAGTTTTGAGGAATCATTTGGCTCAAGTTTGCGCGCATCTGGTCAGAATAGCATCGAGTCGGCCGGAAACTTAACGAAAACAAACACAAAACATTTAGCTGGAACCGATATAGACGAAACAAATGCAAAACTGACCACCAAGAGCGGCTCTATCAACGAAGACGGCAACAATGTCAACGTCACTTCTGAAATGATTAGCTTAACAAAAAATAACCAAATGTACGCGCTCGCTATCAGTGCACTCAACTATAATTCATCCATCAACACAGCAGCCCGTGGAAAGTAA
- the flgC gene encoding flagellar basal body rod protein FlgC, producing MFEGINTSGSALNAAKQWMEVSSNNIANADSSAAPGETPFLRKRVVLSEITPFETALTGTKGVKVSEISSDTGSVKRVYDPTHPNANEAGYVNYANVDMTAEMTNLMVGQKMYAANTSALQANEKMMEKDLEIGKV from the coding sequence ATGTTTGAAGGAATAAACACAAGTGGCTCCGCGTTAAATGCTGCGAAACAATGGATGGAAGTTAGCTCTAACAATATCGCGAACGCTGATTCAAGCGCCGCACCTGGCGAGACACCTTTTCTTAGAAAGCGCGTCGTACTATCTGAAATCACACCATTTGAAACAGCTTTAACAGGTACAAAAGGTGTTAAAGTAAGCGAAATATCAAGTGATACAGGAAGCGTCAAACGTGTCTATGATCCAACTCATCCTAACGCAAATGAAGCGGGTTACGTCAATTACGCGAATGTAGATATGACAGCAGAAATGACCAATTTAATGGTCGGACAAAAAATGTACGCGGCAAACACTTCCGCCTTACAAGCAAATGAAAAAATGATGGAAAAAGATTTAGAAATTGGCAAAGTATAA
- the fliE gene encoding flagellar hook-basal body complex protein FliE, with protein sequence MAIESINAASVLPKVTLGETAKTDNATGAGNTFTQMLDSMSDTQSNAQTSVSNLLTTGEGNASDVLIQMKKAESEMKTAAVIRDNVIESYKQLLNMQV encoded by the coding sequence ATGGCAATTGAAAGTATTAATGCAGCAAGTGTCTTACCTAAAGTAACACTTGGTGAAACCGCGAAAACAGACAATGCGACAGGTGCCGGAAATACCTTCACGCAAATGCTGGATAGTATGAGTGATACACAATCAAACGCGCAAACTTCCGTATCGAACCTTTTAACAACGGGCGAAGGAAATGCGAGTGATGTACTCATTCAAATGAAAAAAGCAGAATCAGAAATGAAAACTGCTGCGGTCATTCGTGATAATGTAATCGAAAGCTACAAACAGCTTTTAAATATGCAAGTGTAG
- the fliF gene encoding flagellar basal-body MS-ring/collar protein FliF, with amino-acid sequence MAKIKTMYSKLKNWHKGAILVGLFVVVTVLLLYMNTPKTEVTLYKNLSETSQQQVTDQLAKMGVDYTVDKSGNILVDEKVETLVRDKFADLGIPYTGQDGNDILLNSSLGASEEDKKMQEKVGTKVNLEKEIVQSYGTTVDSASVQLTLPESSSIFEEASQKGTAAVTLKTKNNQTLTSEQVLGIQRTVSAAVPNVASDDVAIIDTKNGVISEADTSKEEGSSAYKNEVDIQNAIGKNVKTDIEGTLSSIFALDNFRVNTNVTVNFDEIKQNTEHYPNDGKVRSNQKDTSTDTSKGSANTTESGTASNADVPNYTEQNGDDTNTYTSEKSSETTNYELDSTIQEIKKHPALAKTNVVVWVDQNALNKNGVDMAEFTKAIGVSAGLTPNMTTEEAGADGEVAAAPTFEGTFQNGDVTIMPIQFLDNATPAEKDTTEKAAPASKAWIWWLAGSLLFAIIAAGIIAYIIFLKRKEQLEEALEPEEKDYIPAEEAIINPEEHPDFNFQTDAFDLSEPELKARKESLKNKLGEMAKEDPGRAAAVIQKWLNERQE; translated from the coding sequence ATGGCAAAAATAAAAACAATGTATTCGAAATTGAAGAATTGGCACAAAGGCGCGATTTTAGTCGGCCTTTTTGTCGTAGTCACGGTGTTATTACTCTACATGAACACGCCCAAAACAGAAGTTACTCTTTATAAAAATTTATCCGAAACAAGCCAACAACAAGTCACCGATCAATTAGCTAAAATGGGCGTTGATTATACCGTCGACAAAAGCGGTAACATTTTAGTTGATGAAAAAGTGGAGACACTCGTTCGCGACAAATTCGCAGATCTAGGTATCCCTTACACAGGCCAAGATGGCAATGACATTCTACTAAACAGCTCACTTGGAGCCAGTGAAGAAGATAAAAAAATGCAAGAAAAAGTTGGTACAAAAGTTAACTTAGAAAAAGAAATCGTTCAAAGTTATGGCACGACCGTGGACAGCGCATCAGTCCAACTAACGTTGCCAGAATCAAGTTCGATTTTTGAAGAAGCAAGCCAAAAAGGAACAGCCGCAGTAACGCTCAAAACCAAAAACAATCAAACACTAACAAGCGAACAAGTTCTCGGCATTCAGCGCACCGTCAGCGCAGCCGTACCAAATGTTGCTAGTGATGACGTAGCAATTATTGATACGAAAAATGGTGTTATCTCCGAAGCAGACACATCCAAAGAAGAAGGCAGTTCCGCTTATAAAAATGAAGTTGATATCCAAAATGCGATTGGAAAAAATGTGAAAACAGATATCGAAGGGACACTTTCCAGTATTTTTGCCCTTGATAATTTCCGCGTGAATACAAATGTCACGGTTAATTTTGACGAAATCAAACAAAATACCGAACATTATCCAAACGACGGAAAAGTACGTAGCAACCAAAAAGACACATCAACAGACACATCAAAAGGTTCCGCGAATACGACGGAATCAGGAACCGCATCAAACGCTGACGTACCAAATTACACGGAACAAAACGGTGACGACACTAACACCTATACAAGCGAAAAATCGAGTGAAACAACGAATTATGAACTAGACTCCACCATCCAAGAAATCAAAAAACACCCAGCCCTAGCAAAGACAAATGTCGTTGTCTGGGTTGATCAAAATGCTTTAAATAAAAATGGTGTAGACATGGCCGAATTCACAAAAGCAATTGGAGTTTCAGCTGGATTAACGCCTAATATGACAACCGAAGAAGCGGGCGCAGACGGAGAAGTAGCCGCCGCACCAACATTCGAAGGTACTTTCCAAAATGGCGATGTTACCATCATGCCGATCCAGTTCTTAGACAACGCCACGCCAGCAGAAAAAGATACAACAGAAAAAGCAGCACCAGCAAGCAAAGCCTGGATTTGGTGGCTTGCAGGAAGTTTACTCTTCGCCATCATTGCAGCTGGAATTATTGCCTACATTATCTTCCTTAAACGTAAAGAACAACTAGAAGAAGCATTGGAACCAGAAGAAAAAGACTACATTCCAGCCGAAGAAGCAATCATCAACCCAGAAGAACATCCAGATTTCAACTTCCAAACAGATGCATTCGACTTATCAGAACCAGAATTAAAAGCTCGCAAAGAAAGCTTGAAAAATAAACTCGGTGAAATGGCCAAAGAAGACCCAGGGCGCGCCGCAGCAGTCATCCAAAAATGGCTCAATGAAAGGCAGGAATAA
- a CDS encoding flagellar motor switch protein FliG has protein sequence MAETLKETLEETNAELETVEVEETEEKSTPSAESGISRREKAALIIWSLDEQIATEVVDLLPDASKQRLAREMAKMKEMDGGAVEEATREFLGELELLSGGIAKLDREHLQRLFPDMTTEELNQLIYGVEAESRIGETALDILREIDDVDSLFTIISDESPQTIAMIASYMKPEEASKLLALLPEEKMINTVIGIASLEQFDSEVMQNVSNLLRIKLDTMSNSSLNKTDGIKNVANILNNVTRGLERTIFEHLDAEQAELSERIKEKMFMFEDIILLDNMTLQQVLAEIQDNNKIARALKNEKEELKEKILSCVSKNRRDMITEELEVLGPIRLSDVEQAQQDIANVVKNLEKDGKIVIQRGEQDVLI, from the coding sequence ATGGCAGAAACACTCAAAGAAACCTTAGAAGAAACAAATGCTGAACTAGAAACAGTTGAAGTAGAAGAAACAGAAGAAAAATCAACTCCTTCAGCAGAATCAGGTATTTCAAGACGTGAAAAAGCCGCCCTTATTATTTGGAGTCTCGATGAACAAATCGCAACCGAAGTGGTAGATTTGCTTCCTGATGCATCCAAACAACGCCTTGCACGTGAAATGGCCAAAATGAAAGAAATGGACGGCGGCGCAGTGGAAGAAGCAACTAGAGAATTTTTAGGGGAATTAGAACTTCTTTCAGGAGGAATTGCTAAACTCGACCGTGAACACTTACAACGCTTGTTCCCAGACATGACGACGGAAGAACTAAATCAACTCATTTACGGAGTAGAAGCAGAATCACGTATCGGCGAAACTGCGCTAGATATTTTACGAGAAATTGATGATGTTGACTCCTTGTTTACAATTATTAGCGACGAATCGCCACAAACCATCGCGATGATAGCCTCTTACATGAAACCAGAAGAAGCATCAAAACTTCTAGCCTTATTGCCAGAAGAAAAAATGATTAACACTGTCATTGGCATCGCAAGCCTAGAACAATTCGATAGCGAAGTCATGCAAAACGTTTCTAACTTACTAAGAATTAAGCTCGACACCATGTCGAATAGCTCACTGAACAAAACAGACGGCATAAAAAATGTCGCAAATATCTTAAACAACGTTACCCGCGGTTTAGAACGAACAATTTTCGAACATCTCGACGCCGAACAAGCCGAACTTTCCGAACGCATCAAAGAGAAAATGTTTATGTTTGAAGATATTATTCTGCTTGATAACATGACCTTGCAACAAGTTCTGGCCGAGATTCAAGACAACAATAAAATCGCTCGAGCACTCAAAAACGAAAAAGAAGAGCTCAAAGAAAAAATTCTATCTTGCGTATCGAAAAACCGTCGCGATATGATTACCGAAGAATTAGAAGTCCTTGGCCCAATCAGACTTTCTGACGTCGAACAAGCCCAACAAGATATCGCCAATGTCGTTAAAAATCTGGAAAAAGATGGCAAAATAGTTATCCAACGGGGGGAACAGGATGTCCTTATCTAA
- a CDS encoding FliH/SctL family protein: protein MSLSNPRIPKGKVTLSDVKMELFYLDDIEETEEVESPYSKELEQLESHQKELEKHLSAIEIEQQKLANEKAALQAERQAIEELKREAEAEIEANKQAFEKEKTQMYLTITDFLWDESIDLAERIVHQAIDTRQIEVLPMLTEVIQKLPVAFDKLNVTTHPETLKALKEENTGTKYDWLLENIHWNFDMRLDYGEFTVEEEKEYFDYRITEIFQTLHKQNAERKILGGDKP from the coding sequence ATGTCCTTATCTAATCCGCGAATCCCAAAAGGTAAAGTCACTTTATCCGATGTGAAAATGGAACTGTTTTATTTGGATGATATAGAAGAAACAGAAGAAGTCGAGTCACCATATTCGAAAGAACTTGAACAACTAGAAAGCCATCAAAAAGAACTCGAAAAACACCTATCTGCCATCGAAATCGAACAGCAAAAATTAGCTAACGAAAAAGCAGCACTCCAAGCTGAACGCCAAGCCATTGAAGAATTAAAACGCGAAGCTGAAGCAGAAATCGAAGCAAACAAACAAGCTTTTGAAAAAGAAAAAACACAAATGTATCTAACTATCACCGATTTCCTTTGGGATGAAAGTATTGATCTTGCAGAAAGAATCGTCCACCAAGCAATCGACACCCGCCAAATCGAAGTCTTACCAATGCTAACCGAAGTCATTCAAAAACTCCCAGTTGCTTTCGACAAACTAAACGTCACCACGCATCCAGAAACCTTAAAAGCTCTAAAAGAAGAAAATACAGGGACAAAATACGACTGGCTTTTAGAAAATATCCATTGGAACTTCGATATGCGACTCGATTACGGCGAATTTACTGTAGAAGAAGAAAAGGAATACTTCGACTACCGCATCACCGAAATTTTCCAAACACTTCACAAACAAAATGCCGAACGGAAAATTCTAGGAGGCGATAAACCGTGA
- the fliI gene encoding flagellar protein export ATPase FliI, giving the protein MNWSPKTEAWQELKNTVPYIQKGKIHTVQEQVYISKGPQVKIGDTVMVGENKVLCEVISIEKENNMLLPFNQSDKVAYGDWVYVTDTKITIPADEYLLGKVLNASGDILNEEAGTAKFKQKMPLEAPPIHAFSRTEITETLETGIKAIDGMLTIGIGQKIGIFAGSGVGKSTLLGMIARNAKADINVIGLVGERGREVKDFLRKDLGEEGLRKSVIVAATSDESHLMQLRAAKLATSIAEHFRDQGKTVLLMMDSVTRFADARRSVDIAVKDLPIGGKTLLMESYMKKLLERSGKTKNGSITGIYTVLVDGDDMNGPVPDLARGILDGHIVLTRELATKNHYPAIDVLGSVSRVMEEIVPESQWKSASKIREWMSIYQENELYFKLGTIEQTSDNAAIFTSKEKSYFIHQFLKQLRDESVTLEETSKLMETLV; this is encoded by the coding sequence GTGAACTGGTCGCCAAAAACCGAAGCTTGGCAAGAACTAAAAAATACCGTCCCATACATCCAAAAGGGGAAAATCCACACAGTCCAAGAACAAGTCTATATTTCTAAAGGCCCTCAAGTGAAAATTGGCGATACCGTCATGGTCGGTGAAAACAAAGTGCTCTGCGAAGTAATCTCCATCGAAAAAGAAAACAACATGTTGCTTCCATTTAATCAGAGCGACAAAGTAGCATATGGCGACTGGGTTTACGTAACTGACACGAAAATCACTATTCCGGCTGATGAATACCTCCTTGGAAAAGTCCTCAACGCATCCGGTGACATTTTAAACGAGGAAGCTGGTACTGCTAAATTTAAACAAAAAATGCCGCTTGAAGCACCACCAATTCATGCTTTTAGTCGAACTGAAATCACCGAAACACTCGAAACAGGCATCAAAGCAATTGACGGGATGTTAACCATTGGCATCGGTCAAAAAATCGGTATTTTCGCCGGCTCGGGTGTTGGGAAATCTACCTTGCTCGGAATGATTGCCCGTAATGCCAAAGCAGACATTAATGTGATCGGCTTAGTCGGCGAGCGTGGGCGGGAAGTAAAAGATTTCTTGCGTAAAGATCTAGGTGAAGAAGGATTGCGTAAAAGCGTGATTGTCGCGGCTACATCTGATGAAAGCCATCTTATGCAACTGCGCGCCGCCAAACTAGCCACTTCGATAGCGGAGCATTTTCGTGATCAAGGTAAAACGGTCCTTTTAATGATGGATTCGGTCACTCGTTTTGCTGATGCGAGAAGAAGTGTTGATATCGCCGTCAAAGACTTGCCAATCGGCGGAAAAACACTGCTAATGGAATCCTATATGAAGAAATTACTAGAACGTTCTGGTAAAACAAAAAATGGCTCGATTACTGGTATTTATACAGTCCTAGTTGATGGCGACGATATGAATGGCCCGGTACCCGATTTAGCGCGGGGGATTTTAGACGGACATATCGTTCTAACCCGTGAACTCGCCACAAAAAATCATTATCCTGCCATTGATGTTCTCGGCTCCGTTAGCCGGGTGATGGAAGAAATCGTTCCAGAAAGTCAGTGGAAATCTGCTTCGAAAATTCGCGAATGGATGAGTATTTACCAAGAAAATGAATTGTATTTTAAACTTGGAACAATCGAGCAAACAAGCGATAACGCGGCCATTTTTACAAGTAAAGAAAAGTCTTATTTCATCCACCAATTTTTAAAACAGTTGCGGGATGAAAGTGTTACGCTTGAAGAAACGAGTAAGCTGATGGAAACGCTAGTATAA